TTGGTATGGTCTCTACGCGCCGAAGGGGACGCCGAAACCGGTGATGGACCATCTCGTCGCCGCGCTGCAGGCGGCGTTGAGGGACCCCGCACTGATCAGCCGCTTTGCCGAGCTCAGCATGACTCCCGTCGAGTCCGAGCGCGCGACGCCGGAAGCGCTCGAAGCGTTCTTGAAAGCCGAGATCGGCAAATGGGGACGGATCATCAAAGCCGCTGGAATCGATCCGCAGTAGACGCCAGCGTCGGAGAGGCGGATGCCTCCCTACATGCTGCGATAGCGCTCGATCGCTCAAAGGCCGATCGCCAAAAGCTTACTAATGATGGATTTTTCTTGATCTATCGGTGCACACGCGGCCTTCTAACTGACTGAAATTACTTGAGGGGCATGGCGCCGACGGGTTAGATAAAGCTCGCAAATGCGTCCCGTTGCGCCATCGTCAAATGCAGGCCATGTTTGGTGCGCCGATCCAGAAAGTCCTGGGGCACCCTGGCCCATTCGGTCTCGCGAAGAAACATGGCCTCGCGTTCGTAGAAGTCTCCGCCGAAATGCCGGCCGAGATCGGCCGACACGCGGGCGGGACCCAGCAGCTCGCGCGCCCGCGTGCCGTACAGGCGGGCATAGTGGTGGACCAGCTTGGACGGCAGATCGGGATATTCGCGCGCAAGCTGGACGATGAAGGCATCGAAGTCACGGCCGATGTCGCCACCCGGCAGCGGCCGTCCCGCCGTCCAGGCCTGCGCCATGGTCGGGAACCACGGCGTGAGACGCTGCAACGCCTGTTCCGCGAGCCGGCGGTAGGTCGTGATCTTACCGCCGAAGATCGAGAGCAGCGGCGGCACGCCATCTGCGCCGTGAACCTCGAAAACATAGTCGCGCGTCACTGCCGAGGGGTTCTCGGTATTGTCGTCGTATAGTGGCCGGACGCCGGAAAATGAATGGACGATCTCCCGCTCGTCCGGCGGGGCGCGAAAGTAACGGCGCAGGACGCCGAACAGGTAGGCGATCTCGCCCTCGTCGATCGCGACGTCTTCCACGCCGCCGTCATAGGAGACGTCCGTCGTACCGATCAGCGCCAGATCCTTCTCGTAAGGGTTGACGAAGATCACGCGACGGTCCGCGTTCTGGAGCAGATAGGCCTGCGGCCCACTCCAGAATTTTGGTACAACCAGGTGACTTCCCTTGACTAGCCGCACATTGTGCGAGGCGTTCAGCCCGGCGACACTCTGGACGACGTCCTGGACCCAGGGACCTGCGGCATTGACCAGCGCTCGCGCCCGGACGATCTGCGTGCCGCTGTCATCTCCCTGCATCTCCAGGTGCCATAAGCCCGCTTCCCGGCGCGCACGCAACGCGCGGGTGCGGGGCAGGATGATCGCGCCGTTGTGCGCGGCATCAACCAGATTGAGGATCACGAGCCGGGCGTCATCGACCCAGCAATCCGAGTATTCAAACCCGCGGCGAAACTCGGAGCGCAGCGGCGCGCCCTCAGGCGCGTGCGTGAGATCGAGACCACGGCTCGACGGCAGATGCTTGCGACCGCCGAGATGGTCATAGAGAAACAGCCCGCTGCGAACCAGCCACGCTGGCCGCTGCTCGGGCGAGTGGGGCAGTACGAAACGCATCGGCCAGATGATGTGCGGCGCGGAGGCGAGCAGAACCTCGCGCTCGATCAAGGCTTCGCGCACCAGGCGAAACTCGTAGTATTCGAGGTAGCGCAGCCCGCCATGAACGAGCTTGCCCGAGCGCGACGAAGTGCCCTCGGCAAGATCGCCCTTCTCGCACAGCAGAACCTTCAGGCCGCGGCCCGCTGCATCGCGCGCGATGCCGGCCCCGTTGATGCCACCGCCGATGATCGCGATGTCGACCAGCCCGTGATCCCTGCCCGCGTGCGGCGCAGCCCCGGTCATCACGTCCTGCTGCGCTTCTTCTCGACCCGTTGCCGCGCTGCCGCCTTTGCCGATGCGGCCGCCCTGCCCGGCTTCGGCCTGGAAACCTTGGACTTAGAACCTTCGGGCTGCTGGAGGCCGTAAGTCGAGAATCCCTTCGCGGTGTCGGCGATCTCGACTTCGCTGAGAATCTGCGGCGATCCCAATGCAAGCGAGAGATAATATTGGCGCGCGATGGTCTCGAGCTCGACCGCCAGCCACATCGCCTTGTCGAGGTTGGCGCCGACTGCGATCATGCCGTGATTGGCCAGCAGGCAACCGTTGCGGCCTTCGAGCGCGGCGAGCGCCAGCTCCGACAATTCCGCCGTGCCGTAGCGCGCGTAGCCGGCGCAACGGATGTCATTGCCGCCGAACGCGGCCATCATGTAGTGGCAAGCCGGGATCGGCTTGCGCGCGATCGCGAGCACGGTCGCATAGGTCGAATGGGTGTGGACGACGCCGCCGACATCGGGACGGCCGCGCATGATGTCGAGATGAAAGCGCCATTCGGTCGACGGCTTCAACGGCCCGTCCCAGGAGCCGTCGTCGCGATCGAGCGGCATCGCGGCGATCATCTCCGGCTTCATCGCGTCATAGGGCGTCGCGGACGGCGTGATCAGCATCCGGTCCTTGTAGCGGGCGGAGATGTTGCCCGACGTGCCCTGATTGAGGCCCGATGCGTTCATCCACCGACATTTGGCGATGATCGCCTCGCGCAACTGTCGCTCCTCGCGGGTCATGGCAAGATACCTTTCGTCTTCAGCACGGATTGAGCGGCGGCTCGCCGGCAAGATAGCGGCGAACCTCTTCCGCCGCCTGATCGGCGGCAATGGTGACGGTGCGCAACGAGGCTCCCGCAATATGGGGCGTCAGCGTGACGTTGGGCAATTGCAGCAGCGGCCAGTCGGCGGGCACCGGCTCCACGGCAAAGGTGTCGAGCATGGCCCCGCCGAGCCGTCCGGCAGACAGTGCCTCGAATAGCGCCTGGTAGTCGACCAGGGGGCCACGCGCCGTATTGATGAAGATGGCGTCCGGCTTGACCTGCGCCAGCGCCGCGCGATCGATGAAGCCGGTGGTCTCGGCGGTCACGCGCGCATGCAGGCTGATCACGTCGGCGCGCGCCAGGAGCTCGCCGAGGCCGACATGCTCGACGCCGTCATTACGATCCTGCGCGCTGAGCTGGACGTAGGGGTCGGTCACCAGGATCTTGCAGCCGAACGCCTTGAGCAGCTTTACGACGCGGGTGCCGATCGCGCCATAGCCGACGATGCCGACGGTCATCTCGCCGAGCTCGCGCCCGGTGCGATCGGCGCGATAGAGGTCGCCGCGCCATTCGCCGCCGCGCAGGGATTCATGGCCGCTGCGGATCAGGCGCGTTTCAGCGAGAATCGCGCCGATGGTGAACTCGGCCACGGCGCTGGCGTTGCGGCCAGGCGTGTTGACCACGAGCACCCTGTGGTCGCGCGCGGCCTGCATGTCGATATTGACGGGGCCACCGCGCGAGACCGCGATGAATTTGAGGCCCGGCAGGCGCTGCAGCATCGATCGCGAGACCGGCGCAAGATGCGTCACCAGCAATGCGGCTTCACCGATGAAGTTCACGATCTCATCGGGATCGCCCATGAACTCCTTCAGTCCGTCGAGCTTGGAGCCGGCATAGCCATGCTCCATCGGCTCGTCCGGCCATGGCTGCTCCAGAACGCGGATGTCGATGGCGTTGCCACAGGCTGCCGTGATCCGTTCGGCGAAGACCTTCGGCAGCATGAAGCGGTCCCCGACGATGGCAATCTTGCTAGGCATGGCCGGCTCCCGCACGCACGGCCGCGAGTTGCTTCCAGACCGGCCGCGCCGCGAGCCTGGCATTCAGATAGGCCGGAAACAGCCGTCCATAATGCAACGCCAATGCCGCGTCCGGCGTTTGCGGCGTCGCAAGATATGGCCGCACCCACGCATCCGCACAGGCCGTCATGTCCGGATAGAGGCCGGTCGCCACCGCCGCGATCATGGCGGCGCCCGCAGCGCCCGCCTCGCCGCGGCTACAGACGCGCACGTTGCATTCGAGCGTAGCGCCAAGGATCGCGCCCAGCGCGCGGCTGCGCGCGGCGCCGCCGGTGATGCGCAGGTCGCGCGGCAGCGCGCCCATCGCGGCGTAGCAATCGCGGGCGGCGAAGGCGAGCCCTTCCATCACCGCCCGCATCAGATCCCAATAGCCGTGGCGGGTGCGCAACCCCAGGAATTGCGCGCAAGCCTCGTGCGCGACGAACGGGCCGCGCTCGCCGGCATCGGAAATGAACGGGTGGAACAAGAGTTCGCCGGGGTGCGCTTGCATGACGCGCTCATCGAGCCGTCCGATCAGATCGGCGCGCGAGCGCGCGATACCCTCGGCGGAGAGCAGATCGCGTGCGAGGTCCAGCAGCCAGTCGATATTCAGCGTCGCCGCCATGTTCGATTGCATCTGCGCATAATGACCGGAGACCGGAAACGGCATGGTATA
The nucleotide sequence above comes from Bradyrhizobium sp. NDS-1. Encoded proteins:
- a CDS encoding glycerol-3-phosphate dehydrogenase; the encoded protein is MTGAAPHAGRDHGLVDIAIIGGGINGAGIARDAAGRGLKVLLCEKGDLAEGTSSRSGKLVHGGLRYLEYYEFRLVREALIEREVLLASAPHIIWPMRFVLPHSPEQRPAWLVRSGLFLYDHLGGRKHLPSSRGLDLTHAPEGAPLRSEFRRGFEYSDCWVDDARLVILNLVDAAHNGAIILPRTRALRARREAGLWHLEMQGDDSGTQIVRARALVNAAGPWVQDVVQSVAGLNASHNVRLVKGSHLVVPKFWSGPQAYLLQNADRRVIFVNPYEKDLALIGTTDVSYDGGVEDVAIDEGEIAYLFGVLRRYFRAPPDEREIVHSFSGVRPLYDDNTENPSAVTRDYVFEVHGADGVPPLLSIFGGKITTYRRLAEQALQRLTPWFPTMAQAWTAGRPLPGGDIGRDFDAFIVQLAREYPDLPSKLVHHYARLYGTRARELLGPARVSADLGRHFGGDFYEREAMFLRETEWARVPQDFLDRRTKHGLHLTMAQRDAFASFI
- a CDS encoding class II aldolase/adducin family protein, giving the protein MTREERQLREAIIAKCRWMNASGLNQGTSGNISARYKDRMLITPSATPYDAMKPEMIAAMPLDRDDGSWDGPLKPSTEWRFHLDIMRGRPDVGGVVHTHSTYATVLAIARKPIPACHYMMAAFGGNDIRCAGYARYGTAELSELALAALEGRNGCLLANHGMIAVGANLDKAMWLAVELETIARQYYLSLALGSPQILSEVEIADTAKGFSTYGLQQPEGSKSKVSRPKPGRAAASAKAAARQRVEKKRSRT
- a CDS encoding 2-hydroxyacid dehydrogenase, with protein sequence MPSKIAIVGDRFMLPKVFAERITAACGNAIDIRVLEQPWPDEPMEHGYAGSKLDGLKEFMGDPDEIVNFIGEAALLVTHLAPVSRSMLQRLPGLKFIAVSRGGPVNIDMQAARDHRVLVVNTPGRNASAVAEFTIGAILAETRLIRSGHESLRGGEWRGDLYRADRTGRELGEMTVGIVGYGAIGTRVVKLLKAFGCKILVTDPYVQLSAQDRNDGVEHVGLGELLARADVISLHARVTAETTGFIDRAALAQVKPDAIFINTARGPLVDYQALFEALSAGRLGGAMLDTFAVEPVPADWPLLQLPNVTLTPHIAGASLRTVTIAADQAAEEVRRYLAGEPPLNPC